Part of the Drosophila santomea strain STO CAGO 1482 chromosome 2L, Prin_Dsan_1.1, whole genome shotgun sequence genome is shown below.
GTTATTAGTTCCAACAGTTACGTAGTTCCGACTTGGTCAACACAGGAAACCGCCAGTGTTAGGAAGGCCCTGCAGCTTACTCGCAGCAAGTGGCATGGCAACAACAGCGCTGTCCAACACCGCACGATTTCTACCCGAATATAATAGTGTGCTGATATATTGTGATTAAACCCCAATTTTTGTCGTCCCAGAGCGCCGTACTGAAATGTTTTGATCCAGCTACAGTTAAAAAATAGTGCACACCAATTAGAAGAACCAATGAGTGCATAAAAATCACGCAAATAAGAATCAAAAGCcaaccattttttttaaacagtGTGTCGTAGTGTCCGTCGTGTGCGTTGGTGTtggtgcgtgtgtgcgtgcggcTGCTAGTGTGAGTGTTCCGTCGAATCGCGAAATCGAGAATATAGAAAGATGTGCTCCATTCGCTGCTGGTGAGCTATAGCTATAGCTATATCGCGAACGGGGAGCGAGTAGTCCGCAGCCCGGAATCCAGATCCATATCCATTGATTCTTTCGCCGCTGCAGCATCCGCAGCGCAAGAATTCCGACCCATTGAAAACCCCACAAGACCAACAAAAGTAAGTATTTGCGTTTCGGGGGCGCTTGGCAACAGGCCCGAGTGCGTTGGAGCGAGAGGGCGCTTGCGGGGTGTCTGGGGGCGGGAGCGAGAGGGCTAGATAGAGACCGGGACGCCAGCGATTACATGCCTCGTTTTTACACAGtgtagctgttgttgtagttgttggtgttgctgctcTGGTGGGGCGCAATATGTGGCCAATATTTATTAATGGATTGGGAAGCAATCGGGCCCTCAAGTAAAGAAATAAAGGCTCATTGCCAAGTCTTCGATTTCACTAGAGATTCTCCCTTCGCAGCTGTTTATGTTCCGAATTAGAGTTGTTTAATACTATGTCGTTTTAATACAATGTCGTTTTAGGATTCGAACAGTCAGATGAGATCACTTTATGTAGATACTATTAACGCTGTAATTTATTAGCTTGAGAAACTGCCAGTTATTCAgttgttttcatattttaatcGATAATAACGTAGGATGTCTTACTAAGCAAATTTATTTCAGTAAGTGCGATTATTAATAGTTTCAATAGGCTGAGTTTTAAAGTGAATCCAatgttttttgtgtatttCCTTAAAATCGACTATtgataaaaatgtacataaaagtaataaaataacatACATACAAAGTGGGGAAATTGTTCACGGAACTTTTACCAATcctataaattaattttaaaaaattgttaattctttttttttcagtgcaacCATCACCGCTCCACTACTCGACGATGCGGCCACAGGCGCCCGGATCGCTGGTCGATCCCAACGAGGAGGAGCTGCGCATGGCCCCGTGGTACTGGGGCCGGATATCGCGGGAGGTGGCCAAGAGCATCCTGCACGGAAAGCCGGACGGCAGCTTCCTGGTGCGGGACGCGCTCTCGATGAAGGGCGAGTACACCCTGACCTTGATGAAGGACGGAAGCGAGAAGCTGATTAAGATATGCCACATGGATCGCAAGTACGGGTTCATCGAGAAGGACCTCTTCAACTCGGTGGTGGAGATGATCAACTACTACAAGGAGAACTCGCTAAGCATGTACAACAAGACGCTGGACATCACGCTGAGTAATCCCATTGTGCGCGCCCGCGAGGATGAGGAGTCGCAGCCGCACGGGGATCTCTGTCTGCTGAGCAACGAATTCATCCGGACCTGCCAGTTGCTCCAGAACCTCGAGCAAAATCTCGAGCAGAAGCGGAACTCCTTCAATGCGATTCgggaggagctgcaggagaAGAAGCTGCACCAGAGCGTATTCGGGAACACAGAGAAGATATTCCGCAATCAAATCAAGCTCAATGAGTCCTTCATGAAGGCGCCAGCGGATGGCCCCACCCCGGACGCTGGAGCAGCCGGGGATGGAGCTAACGCAGCCGCATCCGCTGCGGCCAATGCCAACGCCCGCCGGAGTCTGCAGGACAATAAGCAGACGCTGCTCAACCTGCTTGATGCTCTCCAGGCCAAGGGGCAGGTCCTCAACCAGTACATGGAGAAcaagaagaaggaggagctgctgctcgAGCGACAGATCAACGCCTTGAAACCGGAACTGCAGATACTGCAGTTGCGCAAGGACAAGTACATTGAGTAAGTCCCCATTTCAAGTCTCTCCCACTATTCTTAAGCAGCAAACGTAGTGCCTTTGAATAATGCAATCTGCTTATATATTTATGGGTTTTTCACTAGCCAGCTGTTTGATTGCAGTTTCAGTTGGAGTTTTCAGACCGAAAGAGGCGCAATTCAAATGCCGCTCAGCGCTTCTCGCTTACTTTACACGCGGCTTAGTCGGCCGATCACTCATTTTGGCCGGGAGTCGGCAGCTTGTCTGACCGATGCGATACCGATAATAATGGCATAACACTGTTAACGTTAACTGTGGCGGTGGTCACTTCCGCCCCCGCTCCGCTCCGCTCATCCCCTGAATTTTTCACGCCAGCGAAGCGTCTACGTGCCTTGCCGGCTGTCTTACCTGTTCATTCCCTGGCCTGCGAATTTCTTGGCGAACAGACGGTGGTCTTTTGGGAAAACCATTTCAGCTATTTGCTActgcaaaatgaaaagtaGTTCTCGAACTTAATAGTAGCTACATACGCAGCCAGGGCGAAAACAATAACCCCCCGCGAACTGGAAAGTTAGGATACCTCTTATTAGCCCATATTCTAATAAAAAGGCAACTGTTGGATTTTGTTATCCAAGTCAAAGTCTTTATCGTgtcaatttgtatttgtatgcGCAgcagtttatatatttttttccttaTCAAGGTCCATTTGTGTGGCGGTAGTTTTCGAGTTCCAGCCAAAACGTTGCAGAATTTCTTTCAAATATTTCGAAAACCCTTATCGGAACTTCGTGGGTATGCCAATGGTTTTTCTGGATGTTAATGTATCAAGGCCACAAAAAGGCTGAATTCAGGAAAGGAACACAGGAAGGAACACGAAGGAAGTTTATATACAAGATAGTTAAATCTGTTGTTGAATCTCTTAAATCGACAATAAGCAATAATGGCCCCCAAAATCTTTCTGCGTagcaaaaccaaactaaagCCTTGCATTTGAGTCCAGCTAACCAGTTGGCATGGGGGATGCTCCCCTTAAATGTTTTCGTGATTTTGGAAACTTGTTCGTTTGTCTTGACCCATCTTCGCACTTCCCACAATCTTCGTTTGTTCGCTTGTAGGGCGAAAAACGAGTGGCAAGAGGTGGCTTTCGCCTAGCAACAGGCCTTTTGCTTGGTGGGGTACGTCATCGCTGGATGAGCTCGCTGGGTTTCTATGAGTATCACCTAGAGTGTTTCGGCGCGAGGGACAGCTTGGGGAAGTGGGAAGCGGCAAGTGGGCGGAGGCAAGGAGGCAGGGAGGCCTCTAGATAAGGTTAGCGCCTCGCTAAAGATAGCAACGCTTATcagactttttttttacttctttCGAGCTTTCAAGAAGGGAATTCTATATACTTAATTGCGCCTGTATTTAATTCAGGGCTGCTTTTTGCAATCGCTGGCTGGGCTCAAGGTTCTCAGCTCTTGGGTCTCTAAATTTGCAGAGATTAGGCGACCGCCGTCATAAGATAAAACACCCCGAGAGTCTCCCTCTGCCTCCCCTGGGTCTCTTGACCCAGTCCAGATTAGATAAGGCTCTTTCGGCGGGTGTATTAAGTTTTTGTGCGTTGTCCTATCTCGTTCCATCGCAGCAACGATCCATGATATCACTCCGCCTTGAGCTTATCGCGCCCCAGGAACTTAGTCACTTGGATAGCCAAGCCACAAAGAGCCCCCCTGATTGCCCGATCGCCCGATTGTCTGATTGGCTTGCCAATCGGCCGATCTTGATGCGGAAACCCGCGGGTCTAGGCTTTCGTAGACCGAGCGGCGGCCCAGACACGCAGTCGCATTTGGTTATCAAGAGTTTCGCCGTCCGTTGAAATTGCATCGATATCGGAGCGAATCGAATTGAACGACTAGTCATCGCCTTCGTTCTAAATCGAAGTCAGTTCTTAGCAAAAGTTCAGGATCTCAGCACCTACAGTTCCCTACATAGATTCCcttttataattttgattACTTCGAAGATAAGATTGAAGGCCGTCGTCATCGATTGTGAAATAAATGCAGATTAGCCACGCCTATAAAGTCACGTACACAACGCCTCCAAAAGCATTTTGTTGAGTTTTCTATAATTGTGAAACTTTGTTATTCACTTGCAAACGAACTATTTAGGTCTAAAAACATTCAATATCTCGGAATATATTATTACATATCCAACAGGTGTTGAGTTTGAACTGCTTGACTCACAAAACAATGCCACTTTCTGGACTAGTTAGGCATTCTGACTTTAAATAGCCCCCAAATGGGTTCAACTTACCGTGTATTGGACGATTTTCTTTTGTAATGCCAAACATTTGgaaatatctatatatttgAGCGCTTCTAATTCCGAACCATTCCTTTCTTTCAACCTGCAGGCGCCTAACGTGCTTCAACCTCAAGGACGAGGATCTGAAGATGATATTGCAGATGGGCTTCGAGAAGTGGCAGCAACGTTATGACACAGTCTCCAACCAGCCCCACAGCAACGAGGCCCTCTGGCTGCTGAAGGATGCCAAGCGGAGGGATGCGGAGGAGCTGCTGAAGGGTGCGCCATCGGGCACCTTCCTCATTCGAGCGAGGGATGCGGGTCACTATGCTCTGTCGATTGCCTGCAAGAACATCGTGCAGCACTGCATAGTTTACGAGACGAATACCGGCTTCGGATTCGCTGCCCCTTACAACATATATGCCACGCTGAAGAGTCTGGTGGAGCACTATGCCAACAACTCGCTGGAGGAGCACAACGACACGCTGACCACGACACTGCGCTGGCCCGTCTTGTACTGGAAGAAAAACCCGCAGCAAGTGCAGATGATCCAACTGCAGGAGGAGATGGATCTGGAGTACGAGCAGGCCGCCACACTGAGGCCGCCGCCAATGGTGGGCAGCAGTGCGCCAATTCCCACGAGTCGGTCCCGTGAACATGACCAGGTTGATGGAGGAGCTGGCAGCCTCGAGGCGGAGGCGGCGCCGAGCTCCATTTCGCCCTCCAACTTCAGCACATCGCAGTAGGAGCCGCGAATCAAATCGCCCGCTGAACGAGCCCTCAACCTCAGGCTAGCTATATATCTCTCTAATTCTAGCTTGCTCTAAAGCCCTAACTCTCTCTATCTCTAGATATAAACGCGGTTGCGGCCCAAATAATAGCACTGCCTAATAGCACTCTGTCGCAAGGCTAGAACTTGATATGCCAGTATCATTCGATTATTAGTATGACTCAAAAgtttaacattttctatagAGTGGTTTTCGATTACCCCAGCATGTATTCAGATTAGTAATTTAGTCCTTACTGccaatataatatttttatctGAAAAAGGGCTCCTTGTCACAACGCTATTTCCACACTGGCTGTTCAAGCGACTCAAGTTTCGATATCGAGAATTAAGAATTGAGAATGAGAGCCGAAGTAACACGCGTTACTAAGTGTTACAATGGCAATGCTATTATTTCGGCCATCGCCGATTGTGTACATCAGCATATATAGGCTATATATATCTGTGCatgattattttttgtgtgtgatGGATGGCGCTGGCAGTTTAACTGTCCTCCGCCTTCCCCTCCAGAATTAGACGGCTcgagaaacaaaaagaaaaacgaaaacgaaagcaaaaacaaaaacagaaagagaAAAACGAAGGGGTAAACGTTTTTGGTGATCATGTTTAAAAGCTTGCTAGAAGCTCAGTGTAGAAGAACGAAATTTTCTAATTGGAAAAGTAATCTTATTAACATACGAGTAagattaattttatataaacataCTGTTTGAAATACTGCATTTCGCGTGATAATTGATAAGTCGAGCTATCTGTTGTTGTACCAACGCCCTATCCCGTATCCAttataaatattgttattacGCTGCGCGTTCTCTGAAGGGGCGGGGTAGGATCGTGAAGAAATTTTCTGCATTTCTTCAGCACATTTTGTCGTGTTCATGTAAATATTCTAAAATCGATGGATCGAAACAAAGAAGCACACGCTTGCAAAACGTTTGCGAAATCGGGTTAAGGTTTTGATAGCCTAGCCACAACAGCTTTGGGGCCCCACCCCTTGCTCTAATATTTGTTGTTATATTATAACTGATTTAAAGTAGTTTTAGGTAAGATCTACGTACGTTTACTCGATGTGATCAGTTGATTGTTGCTAACGTTAACGTTAATTTTCCTTcaattttttgtcatttttttttgttcaaaagcAAAGCCTTAATTTTTATAGATACgaaaatacaaacacacacaacacataTACACTCAGTTgaacaaagaaaaataaatgtacaaaCGAAAAAATGAATTCAAGAACTttacacacagatacaaagaaaacaaaaaaaaacaaagcaaaaaacagcaacaagcaaaaacaaagtgcaatcgaaaatgtaataattaaatttttaacatttgttaatttatacaaggaaagaaaaaggaaaaaaaaacaaaaagttgctCATACATAACAATACGTTGCAATAGGGAAAAGcgctgattattttttattttacacatCTGATATTAAGCATATAACTATACGAAACTAATGCTTACTAAACCTATTCGGCGTTTTGCAGAAATACTCTTTCCTAACGAAATTATTATTCATCAGCTTTGATTAAATTGTTGTCTTTGAAATTGATATCTAATGACTTGCCAGCTGAAACTAATTCCTTTGCATTGTTTTtgagtaaatatttatgaaacgTTTGAACGCCGTTTGGGAAAGAGTATTTGTTTCCTTGTTCTCCTGTGCCACcattatatgattatatatCACCAAAATCTCCGAGAGCGTGTTGAAAAAATGTTGACCTTTCTGTTTGCATTCTCCCCTATTGAATTTGAGCGATCCACTTactaaaacacacacacaaaactgTCGCGTCTTTAAGATATTCTTACGTATAATAATTCGATGTATTCTTAATACTTTATGCTGTATACTTTACCTTTAATTCCtaatttaacttatttaactTGTAATTTG
Proteins encoded:
- the LOC120451350 gene encoding phosphatidylinositol 3-kinase regulatory subunit gamma, with the translated sequence MQPSPLHYSTMRPQAPGSLVDPNEEELRMAPWYWGRISREVAKSILHGKPDGSFLVRDALSMKGEYTLTLMKDGSEKLIKICHMDRKYGFIEKDLFNSVVEMINYYKENSLSMYNKTLDITLSNPIVRAREDEESQPHGDLCLLSNEFIRTCQLLQNLEQNLEQKRNSFNAIREELQEKKLHQSVFGNTEKIFRNQIKLNESFMKAPADGPTPDAGAAGDGANAAASAAANANARRSLQDNKQTLLNLLDALQAKGQVLNQYMENKKKEELLLERQINALKPELQILQLRKDKYIERLTCFNLKDEDLKMILQMGFEKWQQRYDTVSNQPHSNEALWLLKDAKRRDAEELLKGAPSGTFLIRARDAGHYALSIACKNIVQHCIVYETNTGFGFAAPYNIYATLKSLVEHYANNSLEEHNDTLTTTLRWPVLYWKKNPQQVQMIQLQEEMDLEYEQAATLRPPPMVGSSAPIPTSRSREHDQVDGGAGSLEAEAAPSSISPSNFSTSQ